Proteins from a single region of Pseudomonas sp. 10S4:
- the ribBA gene encoding bifunctional 3,4-dihydroxy-2-butanone-4-phosphate synthase/GTP cyclohydrolase II, with translation MAFNSIEEIIEDYRQGKMVILVDDEDRENEGDLLIAADCCTAEAISFMAREARGLICLTLTDEHCQRLGLEQMVPTNASVFSTAFTVSIEAAIGVTTGISAADRARTVAAAVASDAGPADIVQPGHIFPLRAKEGGVLTRAGHTEAGCDLARLAGLTPASVIVEVMNDDGTMARRPDLEVFARQHGLKIGTIADLIHYRLSTEHTVVRIGERELPTVHGVFRLITFEDRIEGGVHMAMVMGDVRRDEPTLVRVHVIDPLRDLVGAQYSGPSNWTLWAALQRVAEEGRGVVVVLANHESSQALLERVPQLTQPPRQFSRSQSRIYSEVGTGAQILQDLGVGKLRHLGPPLKYAGLTGYDLEVVESIPFTE, from the coding sequence ATGGCCTTCAACAGCATCGAAGAAATCATCGAAGATTATCGCCAAGGCAAAATGGTGATCCTGGTCGATGACGAGGACCGCGAAAACGAAGGCGACCTGCTGATCGCCGCCGATTGTTGCACCGCCGAAGCCATCAGCTTTATGGCCCGCGAGGCCCGTGGTTTGATCTGCCTGACGTTGACCGATGAACACTGTCAGCGCCTGGGCCTGGAGCAAATGGTGCCGACCAACGCCAGCGTGTTCAGCACGGCGTTCACGGTCTCTATCGAGGCCGCCATCGGCGTGACCACCGGCATCTCCGCTGCCGACCGCGCGCGTACAGTCGCAGCCGCCGTCGCCTCCGACGCCGGTCCCGCCGACATTGTGCAACCAGGTCATATCTTCCCGTTGCGGGCCAAGGAAGGTGGCGTGCTGACCCGTGCCGGGCACACCGAAGCCGGTTGCGACCTGGCGCGCCTGGCCGGCCTCACACCAGCCTCGGTGATCGTTGAAGTGATGAACGATGACGGCACCATGGCCCGGCGCCCGGATCTGGAAGTGTTCGCGCGCCAGCACGGGCTCAAGATCGGCACCATCGCCGACCTGATTCACTACCGCCTCAGCACCGAACACACCGTGGTGCGCATCGGCGAACGGGAGCTGCCGACGGTGCATGGCGTATTCCGGCTGATCACCTTTGAAGACCGAATCGAGGGCGGCGTGCACATGGCGATGGTCATGGGCGATGTGCGCCGGGATGAACCGACGTTGGTGCGCGTGCATGTGATCGATCCGCTGCGCGATCTGGTGGGCGCGCAGTACAGCGGACCGTCGAACTGGACGCTGTGGGCAGCGTTGCAGCGCGTGGCCGAAGAAGGTCGCGGCGTGGTGGTGGTGCTGGCCAACCACGAGTCGTCGCAAGCGCTGCTGGAGCGGGTGCCGCAACTGACCCAGCCGCCTCGGCAGTTCAGCCGCTCACAGTCGCGCATCTATTCTGAAGTAGGCACCGGGGCACAAATTCTGCAAGACCTTGGCGTGGGCAAGCTGCGTCACTTGGGCCCGCCATTGAAGTACGCCGGTTTGACTGGTTACGACCTGGAAGTGGTTGAGAGCATCCCGTTTACCGAGTGA
- a CDS encoding ABC transporter permease gives MLLTPNAMSRRMRFGLYFTTGLIALFLLLPIVFIVLLSFGSSQWLVFPPPGWTLKWYGQFFSNADWMNAAFASLKVAVLTTIFSVALGLPTAFALVRGRFPGREMLYGLFTLPMIVPLVIIAVAVYALFLKLGYTGTMFAFVVSHVIVALPFTIISIINSLKLFDQSIEDAAVICGASRLQAVFKVTFPAIRPGMVAGALFAFLVSWDEVVLSVMMASPTLQTLPVKMWTTLRQDLTPVIAVASTLLIGLSVLVMVIAAALRRRNAISA, from the coding sequence ATGCTCCTGACCCCCAATGCCATGAGCCGGCGCATGCGGTTCGGCCTGTATTTCACCACCGGCCTGATCGCGCTGTTCCTGCTATTGCCGATTGTGTTCATCGTGCTGCTGTCGTTCGGTTCCTCCCAGTGGCTGGTGTTCCCACCGCCGGGCTGGACGCTGAAATGGTACGGCCAGTTTTTCTCTAACGCCGACTGGATGAACGCTGCGTTCGCCAGCCTCAAGGTCGCGGTGCTGACCACTATTTTCTCCGTGGCCCTCGGCCTGCCGACCGCTTTCGCCCTGGTGCGCGGCCGCTTCCCTGGCAGGGAAATGCTCTACGGTTTGTTCACCCTGCCGATGATCGTGCCGCTGGTGATCATCGCGGTGGCGGTGTACGCGTTGTTTCTCAAACTCGGTTACACCGGGACGATGTTTGCCTTCGTCGTCAGCCACGTGATTGTTGCTCTGCCGTTCACCATCATCTCGATCATCAACTCGCTGAAGCTGTTCGATCAGTCGATCGAGGATGCAGCGGTGATCTGCGGTGCGTCGCGCTTGCAAGCGGTGTTCAAGGTGACCTTTCCGGCGATCCGTCCGGGCATGGTCGCCGGTGCGCTGTTCGCCTTCCTGGTGTCGTGGGACGAGGTGGTGCTGAGCGTGATGATGGCCAGCCCGACCCTGCAAACCCTTCCGGTAAAAATGTGGACCACCCTGCGTCAGGACCTGACACCCGTGATCGCCGTCGCCTCGACGCTGCTGATCGGCCTGTCGGTACTGGTCATGGTGATCGCCGCCGCCCTGCGCCGGCGCAATGCAATCAGCGCCTGA
- a CDS encoding carboxymuconolactone decarboxylase family protein, giving the protein MNNEKYEKGLKIRTQVLGEAYVQRSLDNADDFTRPLQEMVTEYCWGHVWGREGLSLKERSMINLAMISALNRPHELKLHVRGALRNGLSREQIREILLQVGIYCGVPAAVDSFRLAREAFAEADAEASS; this is encoded by the coding sequence ATGAACAACGAGAAGTACGAAAAAGGCTTGAAGATCCGCACTCAAGTGCTGGGCGAAGCCTATGTGCAGCGCTCCCTCGACAACGCCGACGACTTCACCCGACCGTTGCAGGAGATGGTCACCGAATACTGCTGGGGCCATGTCTGGGGCCGGGAGGGTTTGTCGCTTAAAGAACGCAGCATGATAAACCTGGCCATGATCTCGGCCCTCAACCGGCCGCACGAACTCAAGCTGCATGTGCGCGGCGCCTTGCGTAACGGCCTGAGTCGTGAGCAAATACGCGAAATTCTGCTTCAGGTCGGCATATATTGCGGAGTGCCCGCTGCCGTGGACAGTTTCCGGCTTGCCCGTGAAGCCTTCGCCGAAGCCGATGCCGAGGCCTCAAGTTAA
- a CDS encoding VOC family protein, which produces MKINPYLIFNGDCKAAFTYYAQALPGHIDAMMTFGETPAKDHVPADYHNLIIHTRLSVGDQAIMGSDTTPDRPTDDMSACSISLNVDSVAEAERVFTALADGGTVQMPLEATFWAARFGMLVDRFGVAWMVNCEKDQ; this is translated from the coding sequence ATGAAAATCAATCCCTACCTGATCTTCAACGGCGACTGTAAAGCTGCCTTCACTTATTACGCCCAGGCCCTGCCCGGCCACATCGACGCCATGATGACTTTCGGCGAAACCCCGGCCAAAGATCACGTTCCGGCGGATTATCACAACCTGATCATCCATACCCGCCTGTCGGTGGGAGACCAGGCGATCATGGGTTCGGACACCACCCCCGACCGCCCCACCGATGACATGAGCGCTTGCTCGATCTCGTTGAATGTCGACAGCGTGGCCGAAGCCGAGCGCGTCTTTACGGCACTGGCGGACGGCGGCACGGTACAGATGCCGCTGGAAGCAACGTTCTGGGCCGCGCGCTTCGGAATGCTGGTGGACCGGTTTGGCGTAGCGTGGATGGTTAACTGCGAGAAAGATCAGTAA
- a CDS encoding amino acid synthesis family protein, with protein sequence MSFEIRKIVSYVEETFIEGGKATDTPVTMVGLAVVMKNPWLGRGFVEDLKPEIRANCSDLGALMVERLVKIIGGADKIEAYGKAAVVGADGEIEHASAVIHTLRFGNHYREAVKAKSYLSFTNKRGGPGTSIQIPMMHKDDEGLRSHYITLEMKIEDAPRADEIVVVLGCADGGRLHPRIGNRYIDLEELAAEKAQ encoded by the coding sequence ATGAGTTTCGAAATCCGCAAGATCGTCAGCTACGTCGAAGAAACCTTTATCGAAGGCGGCAAGGCCACCGACACGCCGGTGACCATGGTTGGCCTGGCGGTGGTGATGAAAAACCCGTGGCTGGGCCGTGGCTTTGTCGAAGACTTGAAGCCGGAAATCCGCGCCAACTGCTCCGACCTCGGCGCGCTGATGGTGGAACGCCTGGTGAAGATCATCGGCGGTGCAGACAAGATTGAAGCCTATGGCAAAGCCGCTGTAGTCGGTGCGGACGGCGAGATCGAACACGCCTCTGCGGTGATCCACACCCTGCGCTTCGGCAATCACTACCGTGAAGCAGTCAAAGCCAAGAGCTACCTGAGTTTCACCAACAAGCGCGGTGGCCCGGGCACGTCGATCCAGATTCCGATGATGCACAAGGACGACGAAGGCTTGCGTTCGCACTACATCACCCTGGAAATGAAGATCGAAGACGCGCCGCGTGCCGACGAAATCGTCGTGGTGCTGGGTTGCGCCGATGGCGGCCGCCTGCACCCTCGCATCGGCAACCGTTACATCGACCTGGAAGAACTGGCCGCTGAAAAAGCCCAGTAA
- a CDS encoding ATP-binding cassette domain-containing protein — MSAVIKDPAQQNNKTLVSLRNLNKHYGDFAAVDNISLDIQDGEFLTFLGSSGSGKSTTLSMLAGFETPSSGEILVSGQSLVNVPPHKRDIGMVFQRYSTCSRTCRCATTSRSRWRFANWPAPSASVGSMRCSNWCNWNSSPIAALRQLSGGQQQRVGDRSGAGVRTAHPADGRTPRRTGQKAARGSAR, encoded by the coding sequence ATGAGTGCCGTGATCAAAGACCCTGCGCAGCAGAACAACAAGACCCTGGTCAGCCTGCGCAACCTGAACAAGCACTACGGCGACTTTGCCGCCGTGGACAACATCTCGCTGGACATCCAGGACGGTGAATTCCTGACCTTCCTCGGCTCCAGCGGCTCCGGCAAAAGCACCACCCTGTCGATGCTCGCCGGCTTCGAAACACCGAGCAGCGGCGAGATCCTGGTCAGCGGCCAATCGCTGGTCAACGTGCCGCCGCACAAGCGTGATATCGGCATGGTGTTCCAGCGCTATTCGACCTGTTCCCGCACCTGTCGGTGCGCGACAACATCGCGTTCCCGCTGGCGATTCGCAAATTGGCCAGCGCCGAGCGCGAGCGTCGGGTCGATGCGATGCTCAAACTGGTGCAACTGGAACAGTTCGCCCATCGCCGCCCTTCGCCAACTCTCCGGCGGCCAGCAACAGCGCGTCGGCGATCGCTCGGGCGCTGGTGTACGAACCGCGCATCCTGCTGATGGACGAACCCCTCGGCGCACTGGACAAAAAGCTGCGCGAGGATCTGCAAGATGA
- a CDS encoding TetR/AcrR family transcriptional regulator produces the protein MPMPERCSRFAEYRDKVLELFASKGFGQVGMRELATCLGLAPGSLYHHYPSKQHLLLDLIEEFYEELLATLGRLEKKPRRDSLPSLIQAHLNLHREMPWHFRLAERDSGCLNDDQQVRVRQLREQYERTLLQMLGSKSRLSEQGQLAVGHAIGNLLNSAPGWLAQHPLGDAERDELLENLVSGAVERLLRPPVARELAPVGLRSGPSLVGDKVGPLRDPAGAGSLATGPATSLRQ, from the coding sequence ATGCCTATGCCTGAGCGTTGTTCGCGCTTCGCCGAGTACCGGGACAAAGTGCTGGAGCTGTTCGCCAGCAAGGGTTTCGGCCAGGTCGGCATGCGCGAGCTCGCCACGTGCCTGGGACTCGCCCCGGGCTCGTTGTATCACCATTACCCGAGCAAACAGCACTTGCTGCTGGACCTGATAGAAGAGTTCTATGAAGAACTGCTGGCAACCCTTGGACGGCTGGAGAAAAAGCCCAGGCGCGACAGCCTGCCCAGCCTGATTCAGGCACACCTGAACCTGCATCGGGAAATGCCCTGGCATTTTCGTCTGGCGGAACGTGACAGCGGCTGCCTGAATGACGATCAGCAGGTGCGGGTTCGGCAGTTACGCGAACAATACGAACGCACGCTGTTGCAGATGCTGGGGAGCAAATCCCGGCTCAGTGAACAGGGCCAGTTGGCCGTCGGGCACGCGATTGGCAATCTGCTCAACAGCGCGCCCGGCTGGCTGGCGCAGCATCCGCTGGGTGACGCGGAGCGCGATGAACTGCTGGAAAACCTGGTGAGCGGCGCCGTCGAGCGTTTGCTGCGTCCCCCTGTGGCGAGGGAGCTTGCTCCCGTTGGACTGCGCAGCGGTCCCTCTCTTGTTGGGGATAAAGTGGGCCCGCTGCGCGACCCAGCGGGAGCAGGCTCCCTCGCCACAGGTCCAGCGACCAGCCTTAGGCAATAA
- a CDS encoding ABC transporter ATP-binding protein — translation MDEPLGALDKKLREDLQDELRQLHRRLGITIVYVTHDQEEAMRLSQRIAIFSHGKIVGLGSGYDLYQNPPNAFVASFLGNSNFLKLKAQGNAAASFEGQSLSIRLTAGLHTDQDVLLMVRPEKALALSVEQATQEPLAAGWNEVSAKVVEVLFLGESQTCSVVTSGGTSMTVKALSAAGMPLKAGDPVRVRWATADACVYTQWAESDLNKAAGAH, via the coding sequence ATGGACGAACCCCTCGGCGCACTGGACAAAAAGCTGCGCGAGGATCTGCAAGATGAGCTGCGTCAGCTGCATCGGCGCCTCGGCATCACCATCGTCTACGTGACCCACGATCAGGAAGAAGCCATGCGCCTGTCCCAGCGCATTGCGATTTTCAGCCACGGCAAAATCGTCGGTTTGGGCAGCGGCTACGACCTGTACCAGAACCCGCCGAATGCGTTTGTCGCCTCGTTCCTCGGCAACTCGAACTTCCTCAAGCTCAAGGCCCAGGGCAATGCGGCAGCCAGTTTTGAAGGTCAGTCACTATCGATTCGCCTGACTGCCGGCCTGCATACCGATCAGGATGTGCTGCTGATGGTCCGCCCGGAAAAAGCCCTGGCACTGAGCGTCGAACAAGCCACTCAGGAACCGTTGGCCGCCGGCTGGAACGAAGTGTCGGCCAAGGTTGTGGAAGTGCTGTTTCTCGGTGAGAGCCAGACGTGCAGCGTGGTGACCTCGGGCGGGACCTCGATGACTGTGAAGGCGTTGTCCGCCGCGGGCATGCCGCTCAAGGCCGGCGATCCGGTGCGAGTGCGCTGGGCGACTGCGGATGCCTGCGTTTATACGCAATGGGCCGAAAGCGATTTGAACAAGGCTGCTGGCGCCCATTGA
- a CDS encoding flavin reductase family protein produces MIEPGIYKEVMSSFPSGVTVVTTLDPDGGIVGITASAFSALSIDPALVLFCPNYASDTYPILRDSKQFAIHLLSADQTAEAYAFAGKGKDKANGIDWHLSALGNPLLSKATAIIECELWREYDGGDHAIIVGAVKNLILPEQPVTPMIYHKGKLGPLPTLG; encoded by the coding sequence ATGATCGAACCCGGCATTTATAAAGAAGTCATGAGCTCCTTCCCGTCCGGGGTCACGGTGGTCACCACCCTGGACCCGGACGGCGGCATCGTCGGCATTACTGCCAGCGCCTTCAGTGCGCTGTCGATCGACCCGGCGCTGGTGTTGTTCTGTCCCAACTATGCTTCAGATACGTACCCAATCCTGCGCGACAGCAAGCAGTTTGCGATTCACTTGCTGTCCGCCGACCAGACCGCCGAGGCCTACGCCTTTGCCGGGAAAGGCAAGGACAAGGCCAATGGCATCGACTGGCATTTGAGCGCGCTGGGCAACCCGTTGTTGAGCAAGGCCACGGCGATCATCGAGTGCGAACTGTGGCGCGAATACGACGGCGGTGACCACGCGATCATCGTCGGCGCGGTGAAGAACCTGATCCTGCCCGAACAACCGGTAACGCCGATGATCTATCACAAAGGCAAGCTGGGCCCGCTGCCCACGCTGGGCTGA
- a CDS encoding alpha/beta fold hydrolase yields MIRLTAESTPAGTSYLATGQGQPVVLIHGVGLNKEMWGGQVVGLATKYRVIAYDMLGHGASPRPQSGTCLLGYADQLLELLDHLHLPQATVIGFSMGGLVARAFALHYPQRLQGLVVLNSVFNRSAEQRAGVIERTAQAAEHGPDANAEAALSRWFSREYQAANPAQIAALRQTLAGNDPQGYLTTYELFATQDMYRAEDLGSIQAPTLVATGELDPGSTPQMAEQLAERIPGARVAVLAEQRHMMPVESPRLVNQLLLEFLDTAHAQQKPIKGIVA; encoded by the coding sequence ATGATTCGGCTCACCGCTGAAAGCACCCCGGCTGGCACCAGTTACCTGGCGACCGGCCAAGGCCAGCCCGTGGTCTTGATCCACGGCGTGGGCCTGAACAAAGAAATGTGGGGCGGCCAGGTCGTTGGCCTGGCCACAAAATACCGCGTGATCGCCTACGACATGCTCGGCCACGGCGCCAGTCCTCGACCACAAAGTGGCACCTGCCTGCTCGGTTATGCCGACCAGTTGCTGGAACTACTCGATCATCTGCACTTGCCCCAGGCAACGGTGATCGGTTTCTCCATGGGCGGGCTGGTGGCGCGGGCGTTTGCCTTGCACTACCCGCAACGCCTGCAAGGGTTGGTGGTGCTCAACAGCGTGTTCAATCGCAGCGCCGAACAACGCGCCGGCGTCATCGAACGCACTGCTCAGGCCGCCGAACACGGGCCGGATGCCAACGCCGAGGCCGCGTTGTCGCGTTGGTTTAGTCGTGAATACCAAGCGGCCAACCCGGCGCAAATCGCCGCCCTGCGCCAGACCTTGGCCGGCAATGATCCGCAGGGTTACCTGACCACTTACGAATTGTTCGCCACCCAGGACATGTACCGAGCCGAAGACCTCGGCAGCATTCAGGCGCCAACGCTGGTCGCGACCGGTGAACTCGATCCGGGCTCGACGCCGCAAATGGCCGAGCAACTGGCCGAGCGTATTCCCGGCGCGCGAGTTGCCGTACTCGCCGAGCAACGGCATATGATGCCGGTAGAGTCGCCGCGCCTGGTCAACCAGTTGTTGCTGGAGTTTCTCGACACTGCGCACGCCCAACAAAAACCTATAAAGGGGATCGTTGCATGA
- a CDS encoding NUDIX hydrolase, giving the protein MFSPSFCPKCGGSDLGHQLPPGDTHERLMCRACGYIHYINPKIIAGCIIEQDGKYLLCQRAIPPRPGTWTLPAGFMEGGETTEQAALREVWEESGVRAEILSPYSIFSVPKISEVYIIFRAIALEITGQYGPETLDYKFFAPEDIPWESIYYPAIRQILERYIEERQAGVYGIYIGNDDSGRIHFIR; this is encoded by the coding sequence ATGTTCAGCCCGAGCTTTTGCCCAAAGTGTGGCGGCAGTGACCTCGGTCACCAACTGCCGCCGGGCGATACGCACGAGCGCCTGATGTGCCGCGCCTGCGGCTACATCCACTACATCAATCCGAAAATCATCGCCGGCTGCATCATCGAGCAGGACGGCAAGTACCTGCTGTGCCAACGCGCGATCCCGCCGCGTCCGGGCACCTGGACCTTGCCGGCGGGCTTCATGGAAGGTGGCGAGACCACCGAGCAGGCAGCGTTGCGCGAGGTCTGGGAAGAGAGCGGCGTTCGCGCGGAAATCCTCTCACCCTACTCGATCTTCAGCGTGCCGAAGATCAGCGAGGTGTACATCATCTTCCGCGCCATCGCGCTGGAGATCACCGGCCAGTACGGCCCGGAAACCCTGGACTACAAATTCTTCGCGCCCGAGGACATTCCTTGGGAAAGCATCTACTACCCGGCAATCCGGCAGATCCTTGAACGCTACATCGAGGAACGCCAGGCCGGGGTCTATGGCATCTATATCGGCAACGACGACAGCGGCAGGATTCACTTTATCCGCTGA
- a CDS encoding ABC transporter substrate-binding protein, whose protein sequence is MVLNKGATAILFAGLLATVSHAAIAAESVNFVSWGGSTQDAQKQAWADPFSKASGITVVQDGPTDYGKLKAMVESGNVQWDVVDVEADFALRAAAEGLLEPLDFTAIQRDKIDPRFVSDYGVGSFFFSFVLGYNEGKLGAAKPQDWSALFDTKTYPGKRALYKWPSPGVLELALLADGVPADKLYPLDLDRAFKKLDTIKKDIVWWGGGAQSQQLLASGEVSMGQFWNGRIHALQEDGAPVGVSWKQNLVMADILVVPKGTKNKAAAMKFLASASSAKGQADFSNLTAYAPVNVDSVARLDSVLAPNLPTAYAKDQITLDFAYWAKNGSAIATRWNEWLVK, encoded by the coding sequence ATGGTGTTGAACAAAGGTGCAACTGCAATTCTTTTTGCAGGTTTATTGGCCACAGTCAGCCACGCGGCAATCGCGGCTGAAAGCGTCAACTTCGTCAGCTGGGGCGGCAGTACCCAGGATGCGCAGAAGCAGGCCTGGGCCGATCCGTTCAGCAAGGCCAGCGGCATCACTGTCGTCCAGGACGGCCCGACCGACTACGGCAAACTCAAAGCCATGGTCGAAAGCGGCAACGTGCAGTGGGATGTGGTCGACGTCGAGGCCGATTTCGCCCTGCGCGCCGCCGCCGAAGGCTTGCTCGAACCCCTGGACTTCACCGCGATCCAGCGCGACAAGATCGACCCGCGCTTTGTCTCCGATTACGGCGTCGGTTCGTTCTTCTTCTCCTTCGTCCTCGGCTACAACGAAGGCAAGCTCGGCGCCGCCAAACCCCAGGACTGGTCCGCCCTGTTCGACACCAAAACCTACCCCGGCAAACGCGCCCTGTACAAATGGCCGAGTCCTGGCGTGCTTGAACTGGCCTTGCTCGCCGATGGCGTGCCTGCCGACAAGCTCTACCCGCTGGACCTGGACCGCGCCTTCAAGAAACTCGACACCATCAAGAAAGACATTGTCTGGTGGGGCGGCGGCGCGCAGTCGCAGCAGTTGCTCGCCTCCGGTGAAGTCAGCATGGGTCAGTTCTGGAACGGTCGAATTCACGCCCTGCAAGAAGACGGCGCACCGGTCGGCGTGAGCTGGAAACAGAACCTGGTCATGGCCGACATTCTGGTGGTCCCTAAAGGCACGAAAAACAAAGCGGCGGCCATGAAGTTTCTGGCCAGCGCCAGCAGCGCCAAGGGTCAGGCGGATTTTTCCAACCTGACAGCCTATGCCCCGGTCAACGTCGACAGCGTCGCGCGCCTGGACTCGGTACTGGCCCCGAACCTGCCGACTGCCTACGCTAAGGATCAGATCACTCTAGACTTCGCGTACTGGGCCAAAAACGGTTCGGCCATCGCGACACGGTGGAACGAATGGCTGGTCAAATGA
- a CDS encoding GntR family transcriptional regulator — translation MKRLPLDDSFKVNRNPITLREIVLDKLRSAIMNFQLLPGDRLVERDLCDRLGVSRTSVREALRHLESEGLVEFADAKGPRVAIITLSDAGDIYELRCVLEGLIVQLFTLRAKAKDIKALEKALEVNREALKDGELQQVIDSVQGFYDVLLEGSGNHVAATQLRQLQARISYLRATSVSQENRRGASNQEMERMVEAIKSGDPLVAHQACVDHVRSAAKVALDYLKSKQEETGEMPEITAPIALKEPRIGR, via the coding sequence ATGAAACGCCTGCCACTCGACGACAGCTTCAAGGTCAATCGCAACCCCATTACCCTGCGCGAAATCGTGCTGGATAAACTGCGAAGCGCCATCATGAACTTCCAGCTCCTGCCGGGTGACCGTCTGGTCGAACGCGATCTGTGCGATCGCCTGGGCGTTAGCCGCACATCGGTGCGTGAAGCCTTGCGTCACCTGGAATCCGAAGGCCTGGTGGAGTTCGCCGATGCCAAGGGCCCACGGGTTGCGATCATTACCCTGTCCGACGCCGGCGATATCTATGAGCTGCGTTGCGTGCTCGAAGGCCTGATCGTCCAGCTGTTCACCCTGCGCGCCAAGGCCAAGGACATCAAGGCGTTGGAAAAAGCCCTCGAGGTTAACCGCGAGGCCCTCAAGGACGGCGAACTGCAACAGGTGATCGATTCGGTTCAAGGTTTCTACGACGTCTTGCTCGAAGGCTCCGGCAACCATGTCGCGGCCACGCAACTGCGCCAGTTGCAGGCGCGCATCAGCTACCTGCGGGCGACCTCGGTGTCCCAGGAAAACCGTCGCGGCGCCAGCAACCAGGAAATGGAACGCATGGTCGAGGCGATCAAGAGCGGTGATCCGCTGGTCGCCCACCAGGCTTGCGTCGATCACGTGCGCTCCGCCGCCAAGGTTGCCCTCGATTACCTCAAGAGCAAGCAGGAAGAGACCGGTGAAATGCCTGAAATCACCGCCCCTATCGCGCTCAAAGAACCGCGCATAGGTCGCTGA
- a CDS encoding DUF1330 domain-containing protein, translating to MKAYWIAHVDVTDPDQYSHYTQRAPAAFALYGGRILARGGRSEAMEGRQTPQRSVVIEFDSYEQALACYHSEQYQEAKRHRAGAALAQVIIVEGVAPA from the coding sequence ATGAAGGCGTACTGGATTGCTCACGTGGATGTCACCGACCCCGATCAATACAGCCACTACACCCAGCGCGCGCCAGCGGCGTTCGCCTTGTACGGCGGGCGAATCCTGGCGAGGGGCGGGCGCAGCGAGGCGATGGAAGGTCGGCAGACGCCGCAGCGCAGCGTGGTGATTGAGTTCGACTCTTACGAGCAGGCGCTCGCCTGCTACCACTCCGAGCAATATCAAGAGGCGAAGCGGCACCGCGCGGGTGCGGCGTTGGCGCAGGTGATCATCGTCGAGGGCGTGGCGCCGGCCTGA
- a CDS encoding ABC transporter permease, with protein sequence MKMTAASRPSTPIGSAVGAPGKAAVMKQTPSLVQRWRGAGNLVPALLFLGLFFLAPLIGLLLRGVLEPEPGLGNYQQLFANSAYARVLLNTFSVAGLVTLFSLLLGFPLAWAITLVPRGWGRWILSIVLLSMWTSLLARTYSWLVLLQASGVINKALMAMGIIDQPLEMVHNLTGVVIGMSYIMIPFIVLPLQATMQAIDPMILQAGSICGASPWTNFFRVFLPLCRPGLFSGGLMVFVMSLGYYVTPALLGGAQNMMLPEFIIQQVQSFLNWGLASAGAALLIVITLVLFYFYLKLQPESPVGASNAR encoded by the coding sequence ATGAAAATGACGGCCGCGTCCCGTCCATCCACTCCGATCGGGAGCGCCGTTGGCGCTCCTGGCAAGGCGGCTGTGATGAAGCAAACCCCTTCGCTGGTTCAGCGTTGGCGCGGGGCCGGCAATCTGGTCCCCGCCCTGCTGTTCCTCGGCCTGTTCTTTCTGGCGCCGTTGATCGGTTTGCTGCTGCGCGGTGTGCTTGAGCCGGAACCGGGCCTTGGCAACTACCAGCAATTGTTCGCCAACTCGGCTTATGCGCGGGTCTTGCTCAACACCTTTTCGGTGGCCGGGCTGGTGACGTTGTTCAGCCTGCTGCTGGGCTTTCCGCTGGCCTGGGCGATTACCCTGGTGCCGCGCGGTTGGGGTCGCTGGATCCTCAGCATCGTGCTGCTCTCGATGTGGACCAGCCTCTTGGCGCGGACCTATTCGTGGCTGGTGCTGTTGCAAGCCTCCGGGGTGATCAACAAGGCGCTGATGGCCATGGGCATCATCGATCAGCCGCTGGAAATGGTGCACAACCTGACCGGCGTGGTGATCGGCATGAGCTACATCATGATCCCGTTCATCGTCCTGCCGTTGCAGGCGACCATGCAGGCCATCGACCCGATGATCCTGCAAGCCGGCTCGATCTGCGGCGCCAGCCCCTGGACCAACTTCTTCCGGGTGTTCCTGCCGCTGTGCCGGCCGGGGTTGTTCTCCGGTGGCTTGATGGTGTTCGTGATGTCGCTCGGGTACTACGTCACCCCGGCGCTGCTCGGTGGTGCGCAGAACATGATGCTGCCCGAGTTCATCATCCAGCAGGTGCAGTCGTTCCTTAACTGGGGCCTGGCCAGTGCGGGTGCCGCGTTGCTGATTGTGATCACGCTGGTGTTGTTCTACTTCTACCTGAAGCTTCAGCCGGAATCCCCGGTTGGCGCCAGCAACGCGAGGTAA